From the Sulfolobales archaeon genome, the window CTCGATATCTCCCTGTAGAAGGCCCTGTCAAGTCTGCTACTAAACTCCTCAGGGGTTAGTGGGATTATGTCGAAGCTTAGATCAGCTGGTAGCTTGGTTCTAACGAGTGCGACTCTATCAGCATATCCCATGCCTCTGAAGATTTCTGAGACAATAACTATGTCTACATCGCTATCAACCATATGATCACCCCTAGCATAGCTCCCAAAAAGATATATGGTGGCGTTTATCTCGCTAGCGAGTCTTTCAAGTGTCTCGATAACTCTTCTACGGATCTCCAATAGCCTTTGAGACCTCATTGATAACCACCTCAGCTATCTCAACAGCCTCCCTAGCCTGGTCCTCGCCAATCTCCTCATAAGGCCTCTCAACACCGGCATTTGGATATCTGGCAATCGTATAGTAGGAGGATAGCCTAGCCAATAAACCCTCGTTGATGCTGAAACCAACATGGGGCCTAACCCTACGATATAGCTTAACAAGATCATGACCCCTAGCATATTCACCAAACATATGTATTATCAGAGCCTTCAAAGCCTTCTCAACAGCCTGCTGAGAAGCGAAGCAGGCCCAGCTATAATCACCCATCTCGATACTCTTCCTAGCATGCCTCAGATCAGCCCTCGCACCATCAAGCCAGTTAACAACCTCATCCCTAACAGGCACAAACCAACGCCTATAATAGGTTAATAACTAGTTACTAATATCGTGAATAGCTATCTAGATACCTCTAGCTCCATGATCTATAGAGACATGCTTTACATAAATAAGTCTCTGCAAATAGCTATAAATAATCTATAGAAATGCTTATAAAAATCAGGTTAGAGACAGACCGATGAAAAACCATGGAGCGGTGATTATGATGAGGGCTGCGAGGTTTTATGGACCCCATAAACCCTTAGTCATAGAGGATCTCCCAAGACCTATCCCCGGCCCTGGTGAGGTTCTGGTTAGGGTTAAAGCTGCTGGAATATGCCATACCGAGCTTCACTTTCTAGATGGGATTTTGAATCTAGGTGTTATACCAATAACTCTGGGACATGAAATTGCAGGTGTTATTGAGGAAATAGGTTCTGGTGTTGCTGATGTTAATGTTGGAGATAGAGTTATAGTTTATTACTATGTAGGCTGTGGCAAATGTAGATTCTGCTTGAGAGGGGAGGAGAATCTATGTGAGAATCCTAGGGCTGAATATGGCTTTATAAGTGATGGCGGTTTTGCTGAGTATATCAAGGCCCCATCGAGGAATGTTGTGAGACTACCTGATAATATAAAGTTTGAG encodes:
- a CDS encoding nucleotidyltransferase domain-containing protein, with amino-acid sequence MRSQRLLEIRRRVIETLERLASEINATIYLFGSYARGDHMVDSDVDIVIVSEIFRGMGYADRVALVRTKLPADLSFDIIPLTPEEFSSRLDRAFYREISRYWIEIKPRISTSNSIVDHHRG
- a CDS encoding HEPN domain-containing protein → MPVRDEVVNWLDGARADLRHARKSIEMGDYSWACFASQQAVEKALKALIIHMFGEYARGHDLVKLYRRVRPHVGFSINEGLLARLSSYYTIARYPNAGVERPYEEIGEDQAREAVEIAEVVINEVSKAIGDP